Part of the Parcubacteria group bacterium genome, CATGAATTGGAATCCCCGCCCCGATGGCGGCGAGAACGGGTTCTTTGACGATATACGCCGCCTTTGCCCCAGCCTTAATAGCCGCTTCGACAACTGCGCGGCGTTCGGTCGAAGAAACACCCGCAGGTACGGATACCAACACTTCTGGCTTGAACACACTCCACGGCCCAAGTGCTTTATTGATGAAATATCGAAGCATCGCTTCTGTAACGCGATAGTCTGCGATAACGCCGTCCTTCATGGGGCGATACGCGATAATGTTTTCGGGAGTCTTGCCTACCATGCTCTTTGCCTCAAGCCCTACGGCAAGGATTTTGTTCTCGGGTATGGCAACAGCAACGACAGACGGCTCGTTCAAGACCACCCCTTTTCGAGGTACGTACACAAGCGTATTTGCAGTGCCAAGATCAATTCCCAGCTTTTTTGAAAAGATACCCATTTATTACAGTTAGAATTTACGCTCGTCGGATGTCCGCCCCCACACCTTTCAGTCGCTCCTCTATCCTCTCATACCCCCTATCAATAATGTAGACATTATGGATGATGGAGTTTCCTTCCGCAACAAGAGCGGCGATAATGTATGCCAACCCCGCACGAAGGTCTGGGCTTTCGAGTTCCTTGCCGCGAAGCGGCCTTGGTCCGCGCACCAATAAGCGGTGTGGATCCAGAAGCATAATATCCGCTCCCATGCGCACGAGCTCGTCAACATAACGGAGCCTGCTCTCAAAAATGGTCTCAAATACCAATGCTTCGCCAAGAGCTTGGGTGAGGAAAACGGCCATCGGTGCCTGCAAGTCTGTCGGGAAACCAGGGTACTCGTGGGTTTTGAGGCCAAAAGAATGATATGGGAGTTTGTGGTCGCCCCTTACTCGGACCGAATGCTTGCCGACATCTATATGTACTCCCGCACGTGTGAGGAGTGTGATAAGCGACTCAAGGTGGGAAGGTTCACACGACGCAATGGTCACATCACGCGCAAGGAGTGCCGCGAGAATAAGGAAACTCCCCGCCTCAATTCGGTCTGGTGGTGTCACATAGGGTTTCCCTTTAGATACGAGCAGCTTTCCTCCCTTGATAGTAATCGTGGATGTCCCCGCTCCTCTAATGTCGGCGCCACACGTGTTGAGAAACTTTGCGAGAGCAGGTATTTCTGGTTCAAGCGCCGCATTTCGGAGAATCGTGGTACCTCGCGCGAGGACTGCCGCCATCATCAACGTCTCAGTACCCGTGACACTTATCGTTGGGAAAAATATTTCTGCGCCATGAAGCCCTTCTCTGGGGGCAGAGAGTTCATACCCTTCCTCTTTCATTTTTACTACCGCTCCCATTTTTTTAAATCCATCGAGAAAAAGGTCTATCGGGCGAGCCCCAATAAGACAACCCCCGGGGTGAGGAAGCGAGACGCGTCCAAAACGCGCGAGGAGTGGACCCGTCAAAATGACTGACATTCGCATTCGCTTCGCGAGCGCTCGCGGCAAAGATGTCTTGATCTTACCCTTTGCTAAAAGCGAAAACGAATCGGACCCTGTCTTCTTAACGCGCACGCCAATCTTTAGGAGAAGTTCGAGCAATCTATGGAAATCTTCAATATCGGGTGTGTTGGTGATGTGAAGGGTGTCGCTGAACAAAAGAGCTGCCGCAGCCGCTTTGGGCGCCGCATTTTTCGCCCCGCGAACATTAAGCGTACCCTCAAGGACGCGTTTGCCCGCCAAGCCCTTTATAAGAAACCTACCGCCTTTTGTCATTAATCCCATAGTACGGGTTTTTTGCTTTCTCGACAAACCCCTGTGCCTTCTGCGACAATGGAAATATCATGAGGACCGTCGAGGTAATACCCATAACACGGAGCATATATAGGAACTCCCTCACGTATTACACGACAAAACTCGTAGAACCCGGCGCCCTGGTAACGATTCCCCTTCGCAACCAACTAATCCCCGCTCTTGTCATTTCTTCAACAGAGGTCGCTCTAACAAAGGGTGACTTGAAAAGTGCAACATATGGCCTGAAGAAGCTCACGAGTGTTGGGGAATCGGCGCTCTTTCTCCCCTCTTTTTTAGAAGCGGCACACCGTAGTGCCACCTATTTTGCTTCGACTCCCGGATCGGTATTAAGCGCATTTGTGCCGAAGGTTGCGCTTCAGAACCCAGAGGTGTTCGGTATTGCCCCTAGAGCCCTTGGCCACAGAACCGGCGAACCAACATCTGTTGCCGCGCCTCGAAAATACGAAAAGCTCGCTTTCCAGGCGGCAGACGACGAGCGTTTTGCCGCATACAAGAGTCTGATTCGCGAATCATTTGCAAAAAATCAATCTGTCTTCTTTTGTCTCCCAACGATTGAAGACATAGAAGGAAGTCGCGCAACTCTAGAACGAGGAATAGAACAATACACGTTTGTACTTCATGGAGAATTGTCAAAGAAGGAAACAATCGCCCGCTGGCAGGCGACTCTTCGGGAAAAGCACCCGGTACTGATTATCGCCACCGGCCTTTTCCTCTCACTCCCCAGAGAAGACGTAAAAGTCATTGTGCTCGAAAAAGAGAGCTCATCAGCGTATAAGCTTTTGACACGACCATATGTCGATATTCGCACGGTCGCAGAGTTTTTGGCCGAAGCATCGGGAGCAAAATTAATCCTGGGCGACATGCTCTTACAAACCGAGACTATTTACAAAAAAGAGGAGGGTGTGCTTGAAGCGTTTGCCCCGCTCAAATTCCGTTCCGTCTCTCGGGCCGAGAATACATTAATTGACATGAACCGCTACCAAACCGAGGCGGGAGGAGAGAAATTCAGAATCTTAAGCGACGAAGTACTGCACCTTCTTGGGCGACTACGAGAGAAGAACGAGCGACTACTCCTCTTTGTCTCTCGGCGCGGACTATATCCGATAACTACATGCTCCGACTGCAACACTGTTGTCGAGTGCCAGCACTGCGAAGCCCCCCTCGTTCTGCACACACAGGGCAAGGGCGAGAAAGAGCGTTACCATGTATGCCACTCATGTGGGAAAAGTGTAAAGGCGCAAGACCGTTGCCCTACCTGCGCAAGTTGGCGCTTGGTCCCTATTGGCATAGGCGCCGAGAATGTCTTCGAAGAGGCGAAGAAACACGCGGGAGATGCGTCGGTTCTTCTCTTGAGCAAGGATTCGGCATCAACAAAGAAGAAGGCGCGAGAGATTATGAAGCAATTTTTTAGCGCTCCGAGTGCCGTACTTGTTGCGACACAGATGGTCATACCCTATCTTCGAGAAGAACTTAGTAATGTGGCAGTGGTATCTATTGATTCGTTGTTTACACTTCCTGACTTCAAGATAAACGAGCGCGTCTTCCGCATGCTCGCGGTGCTTAACGCGCGGACGAGTAGACGCTTCCTCATACAAACAAGACTCCCCGACACCCCCCTCTTCCGTCATGTGCTTCTGGGAAACTTCCTCGAGTTCTACCGCGAGGAGCTTGCGGACCGAAAAGAGTTTAACCTCCCTCCATTTACGGTTCTCATCAAGGTCTCTTCTCTAGGCACAAAGGATGCCATGGAGCGAAACGCGGAGAAGCTCAAGGAGTTGTTCTCACTGTATGAACCGACGATTTTCCCCGGATTTATTGCCAAAGTAAAAGGAAAGCATATTCTACATATGTTGATTCGCATGCCAAGAGAAAACTGGCCGGACCGGCATCTTGTCTCCATGCTCGGGGCGCTCCCGCCCGGATTTAAAATCCAAGTCAATCCAGAATCAATCCTTTAGATTTTTTATATTCAGTGGTAGGTTAATGTTATGGCTAAGATTCTACAAAAGGAACATCCTATACTACGCGGGACCGCCGAAAACGTGCCCCTTGCCGACATTGGTAGCAAGAAAATGATGGGGGTGATTTCCGACATGCAAGACGCCATGCATAAGGAAGAAGACGCAATCGCGATTGCGGCGCCACAGATTGGTGTTCCGCTTCGACTCTTTGTCGTCTCGGGCAAGATGTTCACAGAGGTTGAAGAACGAGAGGATGGGGCACTCGTCCGCCAGTACGACAAAGTCTTCGTGAACCCCAAGGTCAAGAAGCGCTCGCGCAAACAGCAAGAGCTCGAAGAAGGCTGTCTTTCGGTCCGATGGAAGTACGGTTTCGTGAAGCGAGCGGACAAGATTACTGTCGAAGCCTACGATGAAAAGGGTGAGAAATTCACCCGGGGCGCATCAGGCTTGCTTGCGCAAATCTTTCAACACGAAATAGACCACTTGGACGGCATTCTCTTTATCGACAAGGCACATAGTGTGCGTGACCTCCCGCCAACAGAAGAGAAGTAGCCCATAACAAAAAGACTCCGGTGTACGGAGTCGTTTTTTGTTATGGAAGAAGCGAAAATGACCAAGGTGCCGGAACCGAGAGGAGCATCAAGATTGCACCGAGAAGAGCCACGTTCTTCAGGAATTGTATGCGCGAAATGCGCCGTTCGTTCGGATCGGTAACCTTCCAAAATGGGTGCATATACAACGTCACTGGAATCATGAAGACAGCGAGCGCAAGGAGCGACCACTCCGGGTACACCCCGAGGAGAACTCCCGCTCCGCCCACCACAATAAGGAATGATGCGAGAGGAACAGATACTGGTGCGATCGGAACACTTTTAGATGCGGCATACCCAATCATCTGCTTAATCTGCACAAAGTGCATGACTCCGTTGAAAAGAAAGTACCCGCCGAGAAAAAGGCGGCCGAGGAGAAAAGCGAGTGTGAAGAAGTCCATGTTGATTGCGAAAAAGCGCGTTGTCTACTAATGTAGAGAGTATACTATGGATACGGAACGCGACACAAACATTCCTTTTGCCTTCTTTGGTACCGACAATTTTTCGGTCATTATTTTAGACAAGCTTACGAAGGCCGGTTTCGTGCCCTCACTTATCGTCACGGCCCCCGATCGAAGAGCTGGCCGCGGCATGAAGCTTACTCCCCCACCCGCTAAAGTGTGGGCCGAGAAAAACAAGATTCCTCTCCTCCAACCAGAAACATTCGATACATCGGTGCTTCAAAAACTTAAGGATGGGGGTTGCGAGCTTTTTGTTATCGCTTTCTATGGAAAGATTCTTCCTCAAGAAGCTTTAGACATTCCGAAACGCGGAACCTTGAACGTGCACCCCTCACTTTTGCCGGCATATCGTGGGCCATCCCCTGAACAGTCACAAATATTGGACGGAGTCACAAAGACGGGCGTGACGATTATTCTCGCCGATAACAAAATGGACCATGGGCCAATCGTTGGGAAAAAAGAATACACCTTGGAAACGCCCTACATACAATACAAAGACTTGCGAAGGGAGCTCTCGGCACTCGCTGGCACATTGCTTACCGAAGTACTTCCCGAATGGACGCTTGGAAACATAGAACCACGAGAACAAGACCACACAAACGCGACGTATACGAAACTGCTTACAAAGGAAGACGGCCTTATACGTCTTACTGATGATTCAGAAACAAACTACAGAAAATTTCTTGCGTACAATCCCTGGCCAGGAACATATTTTTTCTCTGGAGACACTCGAGTCAAAATCACCGACGCGGTGCTCGAAGATGGAGTGTTCGTCGTAAGGCACGTTACTCCTGAAGGAAAACGGGAAATGTCCTATGACGATTTCCTCCGTACTTCATAATATAGTCCCCCGCAGCTTGCCGCAGAGGACTATATTTCGTCTTCCCCCGAAGAAAATGAAAATTGAAACATTTTCATTTTGCCCACTCGCTCGACGAAATAAAAAAGCCAGAGCTAGCGAGCTCTGGCCATATGCGCTTCGGCTTTCTCTGAATTAACCCTCAACTCCTCATCGCAGGCGCTCATCGCCCTTCTCACATGATCGGCAACATCTCCGATGAAGGCGTACTTGCCCAAATCTTTCTCCTTGAGCCATGCATAGTCGGTCATCTCTCTCCCCAACTGAACGGTTGATTCTGCGGCGAGAAGCGTCCAATACGTCAGGACGAGGGTAGGTGTACCGCTCTTGCGGATGAAGATAACATCGCCATCTTCAAGCAAACGAAGGGTATCGGGTGGAACATCAAATCCGCCCTCTTCTTTGATTTCTCGAGCCGCCGCACGACGGAGGCCACCTTCCCAAATCGGATGACTTTTGGTCTTCCTCTGACGACCCCAGTCTTTTCTGGACATTTTGCCGCCGGCAATTGTCCACAAACCTGGGCCTTCGGCATCCTCATCCCTTCGCCTAAACACCAACGACTCCAAAACGCCATCGGAGTCTCTACGAAGCACTACGGTAGTGGTAACCACAACGTATTCAGGAACAGATTCTGCAGATTCCCTAGTCATTGAGCACCCTCACAGACTCATCTGTCCGCAGTGTACCATGCACGTTTCTCGCGCTCCCATTGCCCCAATAAAAAAGCCGTGGTATATCACGGCGTTTACAAAAACTTACTCAGCAACTATGCGCCCACCCTTGGCCATTTCCTCGGGAGTGAACCAAACGGCCATTTCACGTTCTGCCTCTTTCGGGGAATCCGACGCGTGGATGAGATTTCTCGCCGCAAGGTGATCTCGTGGGCCTGGGGGCGCGGCAAAATAACCGCGAATCGTCTCCTTTGCCGCTTGAGACGGTAGTGGACTGCCGAGCATCTTCCGTACGAGCGCGATAGCATTTTCACCCTCCAGCACAACGGCCTCAAGCGGCCCTTCTTGATAATAGAGGCGGCACTCCGCCGCGATCATTTTCCCAATCTCGAGCGGATCGTCTGCTCCATAAATCTTTTTGGGATCTTCACCCTGCGCTCGCCAGCGCCCTACCGCTCGCTCTCCCATATTCATCATCCATTCTTCCGTGTTTGGGAAATGACGATCAAGATGGTCCTCCTTTGCCATAAGTCTCTTTGAGACGACAACCGCGAGACCTTTGCGCGCAAATCGCTTCAAGATTTCATATTCGAGTTTCCGTTGCACTGCATCAGGCTTCAAGATAACCAGTGTGCGCTCGGTCACAGCAATACCTTCCGTTCTCAATTCTGCAGGGACTGTAGCATGCGAATTGCCTTACGTCAACATGATCACGTCGACATACTCTAAAGAAAAAGCCGCTTATGTGTGAGCGGCCATGAAATTACTAAACCCTGTGTAAAGAGCATCTTTATCCTCGGGGGTAACTAACACCCCAAGATCTTCGAGCAACCTTACGAACAACATCTTGGGTCCGTCTTCTTGTGGACGCCAAAGATGATTTCTTTCTCCACCCAAATCCTCACCAAAATCGATCGCGACTACGTCGGCACCGCGGGAACGCAGATCGTGGACAGATATTGGTTTAAAGCCAAGCACTACGAGCCCAGCAGCATATGCCCCATATCTCTCCATGAGCGTGGGGCGCAATTCTTCATTCTGAAGCGCCTCAGTGAAAGTGAGTGGAATATACTCCTCAAGAAGAACGGCTGGCCCGCTCCCGTATAGCTTGGGCGTTGAAACGCCTGCGCGAGAGAGAATCTCTCGGCGCCGAAGCCACTCGACGAAAATTTCCGAGATGGGACGCATGGCAAAAGGTGCGCACGCCTTGAAAAGGAGCCCGCGTGGCGGTTGATCGCCAATGCAAAGGGAGAAATAGAGAACGTATGTTTCAGCTCCGCCACGTGCCCACTCGGATACAGAATCAAAATGGTAAGGTGTCTCAGTAGATGGTAGCAACCCAAGTGTAACGAGGGCTCCAGGCACACTCTTGGCATCTGTCAGCGCCAAGAGTTCTCTTTCGAGATGCTCATTGGGAGCTGACATTAGGGGCACCGACAACAAATCTGTACAGAGAATAACAGTACTCACTCCTCGAATCAATCCAGTAGGAACCTTGACGCACCTCTTATTGTGTGTACTCTTGAGTAAGGCCGCTGTCGACAGAGGTTCCGAACAATGAGACTCGCTCCGGGCGACGGGGCTCTTCTTACACTCGGGGGTATTGGCACTGAAGTTGCCCTGCTTGATATTGAGGGATGCCTCACGGTCAAGAAAGGGGTGCCCATCCCTCTTGACTGGCTTTGGTACCTCATCGATTCAATTCCGTTTGTTCCGCTCGCACTTTGCACAGGAAGATCACAACCTTATGC contains:
- a CDS encoding NUDIX domain-containing protein, giving the protein MTRESAESVPEYVVVTTTVVLRRDSDGVLESLVFRRRDEDAEGPGLWTIAGGKMSRKDWGRQRKTKSHPIWEGGLRRAAAREIKEEGGFDVPPDTLRLLEDGDVIFIRKSGTPTLVLTYWTLLAAESTVQLGREMTDYAWLKEKDLGKYAFIGDVADHVRRAMSACDEELRVNSEKAEAHMARAR
- a CDS encoding methionyl-tRNA formyltransferase, whose protein sequence is MDTERDTNIPFAFFGTDNFSVIILDKLTKAGFVPSLIVTAPDRRAGRGMKLTPPPAKVWAEKNKIPLLQPETFDTSVLQKLKDGGCELFVIAFYGKILPQEALDIPKRGTLNVHPSLLPAYRGPSPEQSQILDGVTKTGVTIILADNKMDHGPIVGKKEYTLETPYIQYKDLRRELSALAGTLLTEVLPEWTLGNIEPREQDHTNATYTKLLTKEDGLIRLTDDSETNYRKFLAYNPWPGTYFFSGDTRVKITDAVLEDGVFVVRHVTPEGKREMSYDDFLRTS
- the def gene encoding peptide deformylase is translated as MAKILQKEHPILRGTAENVPLADIGSKKMMGVISDMQDAMHKEEDAIAIAAPQIGVPLRLFVVSGKMFTEVEEREDGALVRQYDKVFVNPKVKKRSRKQQELEEGCLSVRWKYGFVKRADKITVEAYDEKGEKFTRGASGLLAQIFQHEIDHLDGILFIDKAHSVRDLPPTEEK
- a CDS encoding DoxX family protein: MDFFTLAFLLGRLFLGGYFLFNGVMHFVQIKQMIGYAASKSVPIAPVSVPLASFLIVVGGAGVLLGVYPEWSLLALAVFMIPVTLYMHPFWKVTDPNERRISRIQFLKNVALLGAILMLLSVPAPWSFSLLP
- a CDS encoding nucleoside-diphosphate kinase (catalyzes the formation of nucleoside triphosphate from ATP and nucleoside diphosphate), with the translated sequence MTERTLVILKPDAVQRKLEYEILKRFARKGLAVVVSKRLMAKEDHLDRHFPNTEEWMMNMGERAVGRWRAQGEDPKKIYGADDPLEIGKMIAAECRLYYQEGPLEAVVLEGENAIALVRKMLGSPLPSQAAKETIRGYFAAPPGPRDHLAARNLIHASDSPKEAEREMAVWFTPEEMAKGGRIVAE
- the murA gene encoding UDP-N-acetylglucosamine 1-carboxyvinyltransferase is translated as MGLMTKGGRFLIKGLAGKRVLEGTLNVRGAKNAAPKAAAAALLFSDTLHITNTPDIEDFHRLLELLLKIGVRVKKTGSDSFSLLAKGKIKTSLPRALAKRMRMSVILTGPLLARFGRVSLPHPGGCLIGARPIDLFLDGFKKMGAVVKMKEEGYELSAPREGLHGAEIFFPTISVTGTETLMMAAVLARGTTILRNAALEPEIPALAKFLNTCGADIRGAGTSTITIKGGKLLVSKGKPYVTPPDRIEAGSFLILAALLARDVTIASCEPSHLESLITLLTRAGVHIDVGKHSVRVRGDHKLPYHSFGLKTHEYPGFPTDLQAPMAVFLTQALGEALVFETIFESRLRYVDELVRMGADIMLLDPHRLLVRGPRPLRGKELESPDLRAGLAYIIAALVAEGNSIIHNVYIIDRGYERIEERLKGVGADIRRA